The following nucleotide sequence is from Megalops cyprinoides isolate fMegCyp1 chromosome 6, fMegCyp1.pri, whole genome shotgun sequence.
AcagtataattattttttatacgCGGTAATTTTTGTATGGGCTATCTAATCCAGATCGTTTGAGGACGAAGTATTTAGATAACTAGATAGGTAACTAGTCTTGCATGTTAGTTTTCCCTTATAACGAGCTAGCCAGTTACCGAAGACCTTGATTATTCACAGAATACCCGTGAGGTGTGGCTGCAGCAGTACATCTTGTAGTATGTAGAGTCAGCTACATAACGAAAGTTTGATCTTGTataatgtttcagttttggaaACTGGTTACTTTTTCCTGAGTAGAACTAACGTGGATAGTTGTAGCCGTGTACAATTTTACAGCAGGTTCCTCAGCGAAATGACACACATCCCAAATCCTAACCAGACTTTAGATGTTGTTGGAAGAAGGTCACGTAGGTATATGgattttaaaagcattcagCTACATAGTCAGTAATCTTCCTGTATGTGCCAGTTTATTAGTTTAGATGTTGACGTAATTTTTTAACCAGAAGTGCATTTTCTCTCAGGAAGGATGCCGTTGCCACCTGCTTTGCTGGCTCGCCTAGCCAAGAGAGGAATTCTGAAACATTCAGAGCACGGTGAGAAATTTgtgctgtctcacacacaacacacaacacacatctATGCTGCCTCTGTAATACGGCCTAAATGTAGATAGTTTGTTattatgggcggcagtgtagcatagtggttaaggagcaggacttgtaactgaaaggttgcaggtttgatccccgctgggacactgctgctgtacccttgggcaaggtacttaacccaccattgcctcagtaaatatccagctgtataaatggataacattgtaaagagctgtaacctatgtaagtcgctttggataaaagcgactgctaaatgaataaatgtaaatgtattacaaatAAAAGCACGTGATATTACCCCTACGTTTCTGATACAGTCAATGGATGATGAAGGATGGTTGCCAATGTGTGAAGGTCTGTGATTAGTTTGTGTCTCTACTTGCCTGTGCagttaatattttgtcatttcactctCCCTGCATACCTGCAGTTGGTTGCTGTACTTACATTAGTCTCTTGATTCCTCTtcagaaacagaggaggagattATTGCAGAAGACTATGACGACAACAATGTAGACTACGAGGCTACCAGAGTAGAGAATCTACCCCCGAACTGGTACAAGGTGTTTGACCCTGCTTGGTAAGATAACTGTATGCTCCTCTGTCCTCAGCTGGAATGAAGTCCTTAATTCCTGGTTTCACATTCTCACTTGATTTGATCCTTTCTTATTCTGTATGTTGTGTAGGCTTCAGCAATCCCCTCAGTACCTCATATAATATTTTCCCTACCTCATGGTTCACCAACCATACCAGACCACATTTGGTAATGCTTTACATTCTGTGGATTTTTATAATGCAGACATAACATGAATATACATAAAAGGATGCACTACAGTTAAGTATTCATGGTGTGTTGTTACATGTGACAACGTCGCTTCACAGTGGGGGGATTTGCGGTCATCGTAGAAGTTTTGAAAGTTTTGTGATTTTCCAAGCAACAGAATGGTTATGATTCTCAGTAGAGGAATTATGTAGCAAATACTATGATTCAGCCTGTATCGGTGTAGCTGATTAAGACACCAGTGTAGCGGACGGaagcaaacaaaatggcaaCTGCAAAACTTTTGGAATCATGACTGGATTATGATaagtttttgtcattgttagCAAGCTAGCACTGTATGATTAGTAATATTTCAAGGCTGGTGTCTGGTCCTTGCTCCCTGGTACGAGACACGAGAGCATGCCCTTCTGAGATTGGGAGTGTTTATATAATCACACTAAATCGgtttatttggttatttttaaTAGGAAAATAAGGTGTAACGTAATGCCAAACAACTAACAATATCCCCAGCCTACTAATATGCATACTTTGTTAATACTATACTCTTCATTTAATAATTCTGTTGAAAGGTAGTTTATAAGTTGAATTATTGGCTAAGTTGCTGCCTTGTGTTTCTAATTTATTATGGCAACTTTCATGAAAAGCACAGAGGCGATGGCTGGAGTGGGCTGTCTCGTAATTGTTGAAAAGGGAAAAGTTGGCTGCTTTACCTCTTACTGGTTATTGCTGCttccattttgtctttctgatTATAACCGTGTATTTCAGTAGGTCCTTAAATCATCTTTGTTTATCCGCTGTCGGATGTTGTGCTGCACACAGCCTGTAAGTGGGAGTATAGATGCACTCCAGCGGGCAATACAAACATGCGAACAAGGAGAGTGGCCATAAATAAGCCATTGAGCATTTATTGGTGTCAGCAAGCAAGTACAATCATAGAGTTTGTACAAACAACAAGGCACCactcaaatgaaattaaatcgAGCAAAAACCGGCAGTGGCTGTGTCTTCACTGACGAGCTTGCAGCGCATTCGGACTTGCGCTGTTTATCTGAGCTCAATGAATACGAGACTGCCAGCTCCAGTAAATATTTGACTGCATCTTTacagctgctgtctgttctcTGAGCGTGCACTGCACGCATAATTGATCATATCCAATGAGTTATTTTTGTCAAATCGATATGAACAACTGAGGCTATTTGACTACTCTTTacatttgttcttttctgttgtaaaaaaaaaaaaaaaaattcgaTGAACTATTTGTAAACGCCATCCCCAATGTTTTCCCTCCAAAATCGCCTCCAGTTGCAGGCTTCCATTAACAGGAGCcgactctctctccctgcagcggTCTGCCGTACTACTGGAATGTGGAAACCGACCTGGTCAGCTGGCTCTCCCCGAACGACCCGGGCGCTGTCATTACCAAGGCAGCCAAGAGGATGCGAGGTATGGTACAGAGCAGTGTGAGGGAAACTGAAATGGTGAGGGCGGTGCGCAAAGTCGTCCTCGGCAGAGAGCCGCCGTCCGGAAGGATTGGAGAATCGTCTGTGAAAATTGGCTTCTGGGGGAAGCGAACCGTTCATGCCTAGCTAACAGGGGGGTTTGATTATTCAAGAagtacagttttaaaatgaccaGGCCTGCCCTGTGAGCCACTATCATGCTCAGCcaaaggagaaaagaggaacTGTCCATAATCTAattattatatgtaattattatgcatttttagTTTCTGTCTATGAAGGTTAGGCATAGGAGGAGCTAGATTCAGGTGAGCCAGGATCAGGGTTTGTGGCCGACTGGAAAAAGCCTGTGGCTCTCAGTTTTGGTTCTGGTTCCTTTTCCCCCAGCAGCCGAGGCAGGAGAGGACCGAGGAGAGAGGCAGTATGAGAAGCCAGAGAGAGAACGGGACAGGGACGAGGTGAGGGAGAGGCGGCTGCAGCGCAGAGAGGACAGCGCCCCCTACGGCAAGGCCAAGAGAGGTACAGCGCCCAAAGCTGAGACGCACAGCTGCTTGCCAAAATGATTGTGGGTTTAagcaaaagtgaaaagaaaCTGAATTACAGAGATTGTCTGGGCTAATGGGGGAAGTCATGGCACTGACAGCTGAAAGCACAGAGAATACGcacaattttattttagtagTTAATTTACATTGTAAATCCACAAATAACATTCAGCGTCAAACAAAACGAAGAAAGGACTGCTAACGGCAGAGAGAAGAACCTGTTTAAACACtgcataaattaattttctaCTGAAGAAGACATGCAGTCAGATGAGGAAACGTAACTAGGTAACTAGCGTTGATGAGAACTTGCGAAACAAActgggagagggtgaaaaacTGCAGCGTTGCTCTGCACAGGTAACCCACAATCTGTAAAATATGCAGCGGGAACATCGGGGGTTCATTAACTAGAAATCTGTAGACTCCCTGTTAGAAAACCAGCAAATGCAGTGTTGGGGGAAGCAGACAGGTGCTGACAGTTAGCTGGTAGCAGACACATTGATAAATGGGGTTAGGCCATCAGACGCAGGTGAATATTGGCGTTAATTTTTGATGTCTGTGCACGACCAGAAGAgactgtaaggaaaaacaaggcgcaattccgatcttcgcagaaaaagacttctttatttacaggaacggcagttgtcagaaatacgtgaaaacgcactctgggttcagcggagtcaatctgACCATGAGGGCCCACTGAAGGCATTCTTTATACAGATGCCGCGCTTTGATCGGGatagacaataattaaataactatCAATAAGGGTGGGAATACATATGGTGAAATACCGGGGGTTTGGTAATGAGATTATTTCgtctttgatcaggatagacaatagaGTACCGGTGGTGAACTAccggaggtctggtaattagattgTCTTCCCTAGCAAGGACAGTTCTCAGTCACCCATCACTGGTTCCTTTAGAAATGTCAATTGTCGCAGCAGCTAGCTGCCGCCGAAGTGATagttgaagtctgtgagcaggactgtggttacaataaggccatctagacaaatgaatacaggtattagcgTActttaagtgagaggatctgtgctatcttatgctgcactgagtgagctggtttagggatctggaccaaaatcttacaagACCGACTGTAATAACAGCAAGCGTTCGTGATGAACTTGGACAGAAAGGCATGTGACAGACTGAAAGCCCCGTTTCGGTGCTGCTCGAAGTTCACTCGTTTCGCCCTGTCCCCTGTACCTGTCCTTCAGGGAGGGAACGCAAGGACGAGGAGATGGATCCCATGGACCCCAGCGCCTACTCCGATGCCCCCCGGTaacctctctcacctctcctctgtctcGCTTCGTCTCTAAGCCACCTGTCTCACCTC
It contains:
- the pqbp1 gene encoding polyglutamine-binding protein 1 isoform X1, with amino-acid sequence MPLPPALLARLAKRGILKHSEHETEEEIIAEDYDDNNVDYEATRVENLPPNWYKVFDPACGLPYYWNVETDLVSWLSPNDPGAVITKAAKRMRAAEAGEDRGERQYEKPERERDRDEVRERRLQRREDSAPYGKAKRGRERKDEEMDPMDPSAYSDAPRGTWSTGLPKRNEAKTGADTTAAGPLFQQRPYPSPGAVLRANAELTKVKE
- the pqbp1 gene encoding polyglutamine-binding protein 1 isoform X2 yields the protein MPLPPALLARLAKRGILKHSEHETEEEIIAEDYDDNNVDYEATRVENLPPNWYKVFDPACGLPYYWNVETDLVSWLSPNDPGAVITKAAKRMRAEAGEDRGERQYEKPERERDRDEVRERRLQRREDSAPYGKAKRGRERKDEEMDPMDPSAYSDAPRGTWSTGLPKRNEAKTGADTTAAGPLFQQRPYPSPGAVLRANAELTKVKE